In the genome of Pagrus major chromosome 17, Pma_NU_1.0, the window ATCTattcaaaatattacattattacaacTTAATTTGTTATATTATCCATCGCTCAAAGTTGGTTGtttagcaataaaaaaaatcttgataaaataaaaactcaagtTTCAAAATGAATAACTGCTAACAGAATTTCCCAAAACAGAGTCACAGAATTAATACAATATAcacaaaagaagaataaaatagaaattcGTGAGTCAACTGAAGAAGGGAAATTGAAGGTGAAAATGCTCTTGGCCTCTGCAGAAGTCTCAGAGAATTGGAAAAAAGGAAGCATTACAGACATTTGCCTTAGTTTGGAGTGACGATAAATCTCTTGTGCTTTCATTATTCAATCCAAAAGGGTcagaaaagaaagcaaatagAGTACCACTTAACATTAAGTTGCCCCTTTAAATGCACTAACCgaagttcattaaaaaaactcaaTGTGTAAAGTGTTTCCCATTGTTATTTCCCAACACTGGGTTTAAAAGCGCTAATAAGCcataaaaagtcaaacacagaggagaaataactaaataaaagaaatctCTTTTCTGTTAAGTGGAGCGACAGAGACAGGCAGGGGGGGCCCGCCCCACCTGAGTAATTGTAGAGAGAACACTGCAATTTTAAAAGCTTTCAGAAAAAGAGATAGGTGACACTTGCTGCATTGACTGCGAGCTGAAGTTTTGCTTCCTCAGCCTCTTTCaaagtttattttgaaggcaCAATCAGTGTACACTTGTATTAGAATAAGTCTCAATGGCATTGTACCTCCCTTCCCCTTTTGCTtcgtccttttttttttcataatggcCATTGATCTTTCTGACGCTTTGATTCACCCAGCCTATTTCTTATACTGTCACACCTCTCACTGCCGTTGTTCATCTATAGCAGCATGCACTTTCTCTTGGTTTTGGTCTCAGGAGGCTCCAAGGCCGCCAGGATGGCCTCGTCAAACACGTTCTTAAGCCCTCGCTGGttgaaaagaacagaaaacaggACACAGAGCAAAAATTAAACTCTGCTGATTTCAGTTTGACAGTGTCATGATAATGCAACAACGGTAACACACGTACCTGTGTCAGAGCAGAGCACTCCACGTATTTGACGGCCTTCAGCTCACGAGCCAGCTTCTCGCCTGCCTCAGGATATAGGGGGCGCTGTTTGTTCTTTGCCAGCTTCTCGATCGTGTTGCTGTCTTCCCGCAGGTCCACTTGTGTGCCCACTAACAGGAAGGGTGTGCGTGGGCAGTGGTGAGAAATCTCAGGAACCCACTGGggaaaagaagataaaaagattaaataaacattttcttccttccttcacaaaatgtctgtaaaaactgtttgaagctggcaCTGAATTTCTGGTCACATTCGTAGTCTTGTTCTTATTCTTTGATCAGATTGTTCCTCAACGTTTAATATTTTTGAACTTTTTGTAGTGCTTTTtgttaaaggtcatattgataacatttttatgtagacaaataatttgacaaaaataatatatcAACAGAGCTTGTTCAAGGGAGgtgaataaaagtatctcttttccttaaaaacattattatgattatgaattaataattttcaaatgtttgtcgggtccaaaatgatctctgtgtaagaattttgACAGTTGGTTCTAGCTTCTCCCAATGTTtatcagccaatagtataacaccTTTGGTATCacatggtatctgtgtttcgtcagcgaTCATCAGTCTTGGCAGTTGCCAatttatggggaaaaaaaaacgtAAGAATGGCTGAGTTTGACAGTTTGCACCCAACATACTGTGATGCCCTAATGTTAACTAGCTAGCATGAGCAACGTAAGCTAGTGCACAAACTGGAAAAAACTTGAGTGGGCTGTTGATttgaacaacagcggtgttgtaaCGTGAATACAATGGAAGGGGAGAAATGGagtgccacatttagtggctgaatgttatcaataacaccgcgaaatgaaaaaaaaaatgtcaggaatCCTAAAAATCGTCTTTTAAATATCAGTGCCATAACTCaggtattgtattgtattgcattGCACTGCTCTAgtttcaaaacatttaatacAATCCTCTGCCTTTAAATATGTTGCCATCATAAGGAACAAATTTAGTTGggtatttttcactatttttctTACAGTTTATACACAGAACGATTGATCAAATAGTTAAGAAAATAATCTGCTGAAcaattgataatgaaaacaatcctTCTTCTACGTGTCTGCCAAACAAATGATGCATCAgtacatttaacaacaaaagtCATAGTCATGTTTCTCCACTGCCAGTGAAAAAATGATCTGAAAACTGACCTTCTCTTTGACGTTTTCAAACGATGAGGGTGAGACAACGGAGAAACATACAAGGAATACGTCTGTCTGTGGATAGCTGAGTGGACGCAGCCGGTCGTAATCCTCCTGACCTGAGAACAACAATCacaagagaaatgtttttctttttgtgtcagAGTGACACAGTTAAGAGATGTAAGAGACACTTCAAAGACATTGGTGTTACCTGCTGTATCAAATAGGCCAAGTGTATAGGGCTCTCCCCCAATCATCACTGTCACTGCATAGTTGTCAAAAACCTTTGAAAAAAGGACAAataatttgattaaaacaaaaggCAGCTTGTGTGATTGTATTATATTTCAGTCCTGAAGAAGTATTAAAAGGAAGTGTGGTTCTACCTCGACATACAGTACTTTTTTAACAATACTTGATCTATATTAAATCTTCTTACCGTAGGCACATACTCCGAGGGGAATTTGTTGGTTGTGTAGGAGATCAGTAAGCAGGTCTTTCCTACTGCACCGTCCCCTACCACTACACATTTTATAGTCTGCATCTACAGggacaaagagaaaacaggaaacatcaaaAGACTGTTTTGACGAATACAGTATACCACACATTATaccacacactgacagaggaaGTTATGCACAACAAGTCTAAATATGATCTccacaaagaaaacatgaaatatggCCTCATATACGAGTGAAACAATGTGAAAAATGGCCACATATTAACATCAACAGGCCAGGCAATGTTAAGTGTAACACACAATTTTGACGTATTAGTACTTTTTGGTTACTTTATCACCTATTTAGTTACTAGTCACTTTGtatattcagattattcagtgtttataggctgtgagctgtgacgtgttaccaatcagatattgttgtgggtgggacattgtgtgagaggatgctgcgtcactgccaaagtagcacatttttaaattagtgtATTTTATCAACAATCTAACAGAAGATTCACCAAAACCAATactcagaaaaatgctgaatatcggcccgaTAATCGGTCCACATAATTATGGGTgagttttgattaaaaaatataatacataGTAGTATAACACTCACACCGCCTGTTTTTtgcagagtacttttactcttgCAACTGTGCTTTGCCAATAATACTAACATACTGTTACTTACAAAACGTACTTAATTTTTTTGTGGTATATATAGACTATTAATTACTTAACAGGGCTCCACCTGGACCAGCCACAACAATGAATATTCcttaaatgttacatattataatttatttatctactggatttatttgacagcttaaGTAACTTagtattttttagttttaggATTTTAAAACCTTATGTAGTCTAATACAACGGTCCTACAGTAAATCGTACCTTCAtgataatgttcagtttttgttgaaactgttgaGGGATGTCGATTCAACTTCATGGTCATTTAGGAAGATGTAGTCTGCGGTGCTGTTGAACtgtattacattttacatagaggtgggtttttttta includes:
- the cdc42l gene encoding cell division cycle 42, like, which translates into the protein MQTIKCVVVGDGAVGKTCLLISYTTNKFPSEYVPTVFDNYAVTVMIGGEPYTLGLFDTAGQEDYDRLRPLSYPQTDVFLVCFSVVSPSSFENVKEKWVPEISHHCPRTPFLLVGTQVDLREDSNTIEKLAKNKQRPLYPEAGEKLARELKAVKYVECSALTQRGLKNVFDEAILAALEPPETKTKRKCMLL